A window from Gottschalkiaceae bacterium SANA encodes these proteins:
- a CDS encoding adenylosuccinate synthase, whose protein sequence is MSTYTVLGAQWGDEGKGKITDYLAEKADLVVRYQGGNNAGHTVVIGENTYKLHLIPSGIFYSDKLAVIANGVVVNPFALLEEIQYLNEKGITTDNLRISDRAHIILPTHLKLDALKEEKRGKAKIGTTIKGIGPAYVDKMERSGLRFADIFYPEVFEKILRKNIEGKNELIEKFYGVEGFDVDQTVVEVVAALEKLKPHVVDTVELLQDAKQADKKILLEGAQGTLLDIDFGTYPYVTSSHPTTGGVSIGTGLSPFDLDGAIGVVKAYLTRVGKGPFPTELENETGEWIREKGFEFGTTTGRPRRCGWLDTVMLRYTAQINGLTSLVVTKLDTLGGLEEIEICSGYLLNGKVVKTFPASLQTLALCQPVYEKHPGWSLESMQGIETYEDLPETAKKYLARIEELTGVSVDMFSIGPKRSETIMRKEVF, encoded by the coding sequence ATGTCAACCTATACTGTACTAGGCGCCCAATGGGGTGATGAAGGAAAAGGAAAAATTACGGATTATTTGGCGGAAAAAGCAGACTTGGTGGTTCGCTATCAAGGTGGAAACAACGCAGGTCACACGGTTGTGATCGGTGAAAACACCTATAAATTGCATTTGATTCCATCAGGAATTTTCTATTCTGACAAATTGGCTGTGATTGCCAACGGTGTTGTGGTCAACCCATTTGCACTGTTGGAAGAGATTCAATACTTAAATGAAAAAGGCATAACAACTGATAATCTACGCATTAGTGATCGCGCACATATCATTTTGCCAACGCATCTTAAATTGGATGCCTTGAAGGAAGAAAAACGCGGTAAAGCGAAGATCGGCACAACTATTAAGGGGATTGGACCGGCATATGTGGATAAGATGGAGAGAAGCGGACTCAGATTCGCAGATATCTTTTATCCAGAGGTGTTCGAAAAAATTCTTCGTAAGAATATTGAAGGAAAAAATGAATTGATCGAAAAGTTCTACGGCGTAGAAGGATTCGATGTGGATCAAACGGTTGTTGAAGTAGTGGCTGCTTTGGAAAAACTGAAGCCTCATGTCGTGGATACGGTGGAACTTTTACAAGATGCCAAGCAAGCAGATAAAAAAATCTTGCTAGAAGGTGCACAAGGCACCCTATTGGATATTGATTTTGGAACCTATCCCTATGTAACTAGTTCTCACCCAACAACGGGTGGTGTTTCCATTGGTACAGGTCTGTCGCCTTTTGATCTAGATGGAGCCATCGGTGTTGTGAAAGCCTATTTGACACGCGTTGGTAAGGGTCCATTCCCAACAGAATTGGAAAATGAGACTGGTGAATGGATTCGGGAAAAAGGATTTGAATTCGGAACAACAACAGGCCGCCCGCGCAGATGTGGTTGGTTGGATACTGTGATGCTTCGATATACAGCACAGATCAATGGATTGACTTCTTTGGTCGTTACCAAGTTGGATACCTTGGGCGGATTGGAAGAAATAGAGATCTGTTCAGGTTATTTATTGAACGGTAAGGTTGTAAAAACCTTCCCCGCATCTTTGCAGACCTTGGCGCTTTGCCAGCCTGTATACGAAAAACATCCGGGCTGGAGCCTTGAGAGTATGCAAGGGATTGAAACCTATGAAGACCTGCCTGAAACGGCGAAAAAATATTTAGCTAGAATTGAAGAATTGACTGGGGTATCGGTTGATATGTTCTCCATTGGTCCAAAACGATCTGAAACAATTATGAGAAAAGAAGTATTCTAG
- the pepV gene encoding dipeptidase PepV has product MKKWTTETQAMVKDLQALIQIKSVEGKAEAGMPFGPGPKAALDAALALCDRLGFRTKDLDGYAGFAEFGQGEEVVGILAHLDVVPEGDSWDFPPYEAHIADGKIFGRGTIDDKGPAVAALYGMKRVMDSGVALKRRVRMIFGTNEETGWGGIHHYVEKEGGVTLGFTPDGAFPLIHGEKGILDAEFSQIFPQAEAAVKLLSLAGGNAVNMVPDSATAILGGEGIEDWIQSIQGEILKDGRFELIRQGMTCSLKRIGKSAHGSTPEAGENAVSHLIDFLVNHGVQDPCLDSYMDLVGLEMDGASFGCKMDDEYGALTFNVGLFEYKNGEANFRVNIRYPISKEEDAVWESMQSIASVKKGWLADKLSHLAPIYREIQDPLVQTLLGVYREVTGDLENQPFTIGGGTYARAMDNVVAFGPGLMGSSHLAHQPNEYIEVEELIALAEIYEKAIVQLAK; this is encoded by the coding sequence ATGAAAAAATGGACGACAGAAACCCAAGCGATGGTGAAAGATTTACAGGCGTTGATTCAAATTAAGAGTGTTGAAGGAAAAGCGGAAGCGGGCATGCCTTTTGGACCGGGCCCAAAAGCGGCTTTGGATGCTGCTTTGGCATTATGTGATCGTTTGGGATTTCGAACAAAAGATTTGGATGGATATGCAGGCTTCGCTGAATTTGGTCAAGGCGAGGAAGTTGTTGGTATTTTGGCTCATCTTGATGTAGTACCAGAAGGCGATAGTTGGGATTTTCCTCCCTATGAAGCGCATATTGCAGATGGTAAGATCTTCGGTCGTGGAACCATTGATGACAAGGGACCAGCAGTAGCGGCCTTATACGGTATGAAGCGAGTCATGGATTCGGGTGTAGCCTTAAAGCGGCGTGTGCGAATGATTTTTGGCACCAACGAGGAAACGGGTTGGGGTGGCATTCATCACTATGTTGAAAAAGAGGGTGGTGTTACCCTTGGATTTACTCCGGATGGCGCATTTCCTTTGATCCATGGAGAAAAGGGAATATTGGATGCAGAGTTTAGTCAAATATTTCCACAGGCTGAAGCCGCAGTGAAGCTTCTTTCTTTGGCGGGTGGCAACGCTGTAAATATGGTGCCTGATTCGGCTACGGCGATTCTTGGCGGAGAGGGGATTGAAGATTGGATTCAGTCGATTCAAGGGGAGATTCTTAAGGATGGTCGCTTTGAGTTGATACGGCAAGGAATGACTTGCTCACTTAAGCGAATCGGAAAATCTGCTCATGGTTCAACACCAGAAGCAGGCGAGAATGCCGTTTCCCATTTAATTGATTTTCTTGTGAACCATGGGGTTCAAGATCCCTGTTTGGATTCCTATATGGACTTGGTTGGCTTGGAAATGGATGGCGCATCATTCGGCTGCAAGATGGATGATGAGTACGGTGCATTAACCTTCAATGTAGGGCTTTTTGAATACAAAAATGGAGAAGCAAATTTTCGGGTGAATATCCGTTATCCCATCAGTAAGGAGGAGGATGCGGTTTGGGAATCCATGCAGTCTATTGCCAGTGTAAAAAAGGGATGGTTGGCAGACAAGCTTAGTCATTTGGCACCGATCTATCGGGAAATCCAGGATCCTTTGGTTCAGACCTTGCTGGGAGTATACCGGGAAGTAACAGGAGATCTAGAGAACCAACCATTTACGATTGGCGGTGGCACATATGCCCGTGCCATGGACAATGTGGTTGCCTTTGGACCAGGACTCATGGGTTCATCTCATTTGGCCCATCAGCCTAATGAGTATATCGAAGTTGAGGAATTGATTGCCTTGGCTGAAATTTATGAAAAAGCCATTGTGCAATTGGCGAAATAA
- a CDS encoding GntR family transcriptional regulator, translating into MMDPKSRIPLYYQLLDVLLEKIRSGELKTDDKLPSERELCDLYEISRSTVRQTMLEMEREGYIYKKHGKGTFVAAPYLKQDLSGFYSFTDEMKKLGKVPSSHVLEFAVIEADIETASRMGLAEGERVIKFKRLRLADDEPMMYEKSYIPYKRFAGVTGEQLEKRPMYDILREDYQVRFTDAEEVFKPVLPKVHEAKYLHIKGYTPCMLIERITREGQAVVEYTVGIARGDKFEYRVVLKTSGV; encoded by the coding sequence ATGATGGATCCAAAAAGTCGAATTCCACTATACTATCAATTACTTGATGTTTTGCTGGAAAAGATTCGATCCGGTGAATTGAAAACAGACGACAAACTGCCGTCTGAGCGTGAGTTATGCGACCTATATGAGATCAGTCGATCCACAGTTCGCCAGACCATGTTGGAAATGGAGCGAGAAGGCTATATCTATAAAAAGCATGGCAAGGGGACTTTTGTTGCTGCACCCTATTTAAAGCAGGATTTAAGTGGATTTTATTCTTTCACCGATGAAATGAAGAAACTTGGCAAGGTGCCCAGTTCTCATGTATTGGAATTTGCTGTGATCGAAGCTGACATAGAAACAGCCTCACGGATGGGGTTAGCGGAAGGAGAACGCGTAATCAAGTTCAAGCGTCTTCGTTTGGCGGACGACGAACCCATGATGTACGAAAAGAGTTACATTCCGTATAAACGCTTTGCTGGAGTAACAGGAGAACAATTGGAAAAAAGGCCCATGTATGATATTCTTCGAGAAGACTATCAGGTGAGATTCACGGATGCAGAAGAGGTTTTTAAGCCGGTTCTACCGAAAGTGCATGAAGCGAAATATTTACATATCAAAGGGTATACACCATGTATGCTGATTGAGAGGATTACACGAGAAGGTCAAGCGGTTGTAGAATATACCGTTGGCATCGCTCGGGGAGATAAATTTGAATATCGTGTGGTGCTTAAGACGAGTGGTGTCTAG
- a CDS encoding SIS domain-containing protein, producing MILGVEASEWEAKGALITAKEIDQQPRLWGETYEIFLKEGQALQNFLLPLFEKQELRIILTGAGSSAFVGDMAVPYMRKHLPYRVEAIATTDIVANPANYLKREVPTLLISCARSGNSPESIAAVDLADQCVDEIYHVFFTCNEEGKLHLRAKGNANIFSLLMPKDSNDQGFAMTGSLTSMTLSSLLFCHLDDLHDMKKTIEIIRERAEGYKESLIPLVKELVKAHFARYVYLGSSSLSGMARESALKTLELCAGDSTTHYDSVLGFRHGPKSVVNEETLTILYVANDPYTYAYDLDLLKEFAADKKGHVLAITDGLDAQVSKLADFHYAVNENAMETIDDTFLSFPYIITAQLIAFYNSLALGMTPDNPSPTGFVNRVVQGVHIYPYK from the coding sequence ATGATTTTAGGCGTTGAGGCTTCCGAATGGGAAGCAAAAGGGGCATTGATCACAGCGAAAGAGATTGATCAGCAGCCAAGACTTTGGGGGGAGACCTACGAAATATTTTTGAAAGAGGGACAAGCTCTTCAGAATTTTTTACTTCCCTTGTTTGAAAAGCAAGAGTTGCGAATTATTTTAACTGGAGCCGGCTCATCGGCATTTGTAGGAGATATGGCGGTACCTTATATGAGGAAACATCTTCCTTATCGGGTAGAAGCCATTGCCACAACAGATATTGTTGCAAATCCAGCCAACTACTTAAAGCGAGAGGTGCCAACATTGTTGATCTCTTGTGCACGATCCGGGAACTCGCCGGAAAGTATTGCAGCAGTGGATCTGGCTGATCAATGTGTGGATGAAATTTATCACGTATTCTTTACTTGCAACGAAGAAGGAAAACTTCATCTTCGAGCGAAGGGAAATGCAAATATTTTCAGCTTGTTGATGCCGAAAGATTCCAATGATCAAGGCTTTGCCATGACGGGATCGTTGACAAGCATGACCTTATCGAGTCTGCTGTTTTGTCATCTTGATGACCTGCATGATATGAAAAAAACGATAGAAATTATTCGGGAAAGAGCAGAAGGTTACAAGGAAAGCTTGATCCCTTTAGTGAAGGAATTGGTAAAGGCTCATTTTGCCCGTTACGTATATTTGGGATCATCGAGTTTGAGTGGAATGGCTCGAGAATCCGCTTTGAAAACCTTGGAATTGTGTGCCGGAGATTCGACAACGCATTACGACTCAGTTTTGGGATTTCGACACGGCCCCAAGTCTGTGGTCAATGAAGAGACCTTGACCATTCTATATGTTGCCAATGATCCATACACCTACGCCTATGACTTGGATTTATTGAAAGAATTTGCAGCAGATAAAAAGGGACATGTACTAGCGATTACTGATGGACTGGATGCACAAGTATCAAAACTGGCTGATTTTCATTATGCAGTGAATGAAAATGCAATGGAGACCATCGATGATACGTTTTTGAGTTTTCCTTATATCATAACCGCACAATTAATTGCTTTTTATAATTCCTTGGCTCTTGGAATGACACCGGACAATCCATCACCGACTGGATTTGTGAATCGTGTTGTACAAGGTGTCCATATTTACCCTTATAAATAG
- the agaV gene encoding PTS N-acetylgalactosamine transporter subunit IIB, translated as MPNICLTRIDNRLLHGQVAVTWSHHVEANLILICNDEVSKDKIQQSLMDMACPPSMQTRYFSIEKTIQVIHKASPKQKIALIVRNPQDVWKLVEGGVPIDSVNIGNMHFSEGKEQVTTTVSLNDSDRDAFKKLVDRGVKCTIQRVPSEKAVEIQKYL; from the coding sequence ATGCCAAATATATGTTTAACACGAATTGATAATCGTTTATTGCATGGCCAAGTTGCCGTAACATGGTCTCATCATGTTGAGGCAAACCTTATCCTAATTTGCAACGATGAAGTTTCAAAGGATAAGATCCAACAATCATTGATGGATATGGCATGCCCGCCATCCATGCAGACTCGTTACTTCAGTATTGAAAAAACCATTCAGGTGATTCATAAAGCATCTCCGAAGCAAAAGATTGCCTTGATTGTACGTAACCCGCAAGATGTATGGAAATTGGTAGAGGGTGGCGTTCCAATTGATTCTGTCAATATTGGAAATATGCACTTTTCAGAAGGTAAAGAACAGGTAACGACCACCGTATCGTTGAATGACAGCGATCGTGATGCATTTAAGAAGCTAGTGGATCGTGGTGTGAAATGTACGATCCAACGAGTCCCGTCTGAAAAAGCGGTAGAGATTCAAAAGTATCTATAG
- the agaW gene encoding PTS N-acetylgalactosamine transporter subunit IIC: MFTQALLIALWAGICGIDMFDGLTHIHRPLVSGLVVGAILGNVETGLIAGATLELVWMGMVPLAGAQPPNVVIGGIIGTAFAILANLEPTVAVGIAVPFAIAMQGLITLLFTVFSPVMHKADQFAKAANTKGIDRINYLGMTVLFFMYFIVAFLPIYFGAENATEVVQSLPATLIAGLSIAGGMMPAVGFAMLLKIMLKKDYVAFLIIGFILVAYIGLDILAVALLAGAFAAYDFFNTKRIEASVESNGGGMSDGI, translated from the coding sequence ATGTTTACACAAGCACTTTTAATTGCTCTGTGGGCTGGAATTTGCGGCATCGATATGTTCGATGGTTTGACGCATATTCACCGTCCACTGGTATCTGGTCTTGTCGTTGGCGCGATTCTGGGAAATGTTGAAACAGGATTAATCGCCGGTGCAACCCTGGAATTGGTTTGGATGGGTATGGTGCCATTGGCTGGCGCGCAACCACCTAACGTAGTAATCGGAGGGATCATCGGTACTGCTTTCGCTATTCTTGCGAATTTGGAACCGACAGTTGCAGTTGGAATCGCGGTGCCATTTGCGATTGCGATGCAGGGTTTAATTACGCTATTATTCACGGTATTCTCTCCAGTTATGCACAAGGCTGATCAATTTGCCAAGGCAGCAAATACGAAAGGCATTGATCGTATTAATTATCTTGGTATGACGGTATTATTTTTCATGTACTTTATCGTGGCATTCTTGCCAATATACTTTGGTGCTGAAAACGCAACCGAAGTGGTTCAATCTCTTCCAGCAACATTGATTGCGGGCCTATCTATCGCAGGGGGCATGATGCCTGCCGTTGGTTTTGCCATGCTTTTGAAAATCATGTTGAAAAAAGACTACGTTGCTTTCTTGATCATTGGCTTTATTCTAGTGGCTTATATTGGTCTTGATATCTTGGCAGTTGCTTTATTGGCTGGCGCGTTTGCAGCATATGACTTCTTCAACACAAAGCGGATTGAAGCTTCTGTAGAATCCAATGGAGGAGGTATGAGTGATGGGATTTAA
- a CDS encoding PTS system mannose/fructose/sorbose family transporter subunit IID, with translation MGFKDSSVNKVITKKDLSKMAWRSLFLQASFNYERMQAAGWLYSLMPGLKKIHTNDDDLSDAMQDHMEFFNTHPFLVTFIMGIIIAMEENKESRETIRGIKVATMGPLGGIGDALFWLTLLPISAGIGASMAMQGSAAGPIFFLVVFNVVHFLLRFGLMYFSYNQGVKAIPLLKENTQRISHAASIIGVSVVGALIASYIRLNLAVVITAGQATVNLQSDVIDMVMPKLLPLLYTLLMYRLVKKGWSPTKLIVLTLGIGVLGHYIGLV, from the coding sequence ATGGGATTTAAGGACTCAAGTGTAAATAAAGTGATTACAAAAAAAGATTTAAGCAAAATGGCATGGAGATCGCTCTTTCTACAAGCATCTTTCAACTACGAGAGAATGCAAGCTGCGGGGTGGTTGTACTCATTGATGCCAGGCTTGAAAAAAATCCATACAAATGATGATGATCTTTCTGATGCTATGCAAGATCATATGGAGTTCTTTAATACACATCCATTCCTGGTGACCTTCATTATGGGAATTATCATCGCAATGGAAGAAAATAAAGAATCTCGTGAAACCATTCGTGGTATCAAGGTTGCAACCATGGGACCGTTGGGCGGAATTGGCGATGCCTTGTTCTGGTTGACTCTGCTTCCAATTTCTGCGGGAATCGGCGCTTCTATGGCCATGCAAGGTTCAGCGGCAGGTCCAATCTTCTTCTTGGTCGTCTTTAATGTGGTTCATTTCTTGCTACGATTTGGTTTGATGTATTTTTCTTATAATCAAGGGGTAAAAGCGATTCCATTATTAAAGGAAAATACGCAACGTATTTCTCACGCAGCTTCTATTATCGGAGTTTCTGTAGTGGGTGCCTTGATTGCATCGTATATTCGATTGAACCTAGCTGTTGTGATTACAGCTGGTCAAGCGACAGTTAATTTGCAATCTGATGTGATTGATATGGTTATGCCGAAATTATTGCCATTACTGTATACCCTGTTAATGTACCGATTGGTGAAAAAAGGTTGGTCTCCAACCAAGTTGATCGTATTGACTTTGGGCATTGGTGTTCTAGGACATTATATTGGCTTAGTGTAA
- the agaF gene encoding PTS galactosamine/N-acetylgalactosamine transporter subunit IIA: MAGIVLTGHGNFATGILSAVELIAGKQDGIQAVDFSDGMSVKELDLELKQAATAVDGENGLVFFSDLVGGSPFKSSVLLAQSLDAEVIAGTNLPMILSVIFTAKSQSPLSLKEQALEEGKNGVLAFVMQARVEIEDEDGI, encoded by the coding sequence ATGGCGGGGATTGTGTTGACAGGCCATGGGAATTTTGCCACAGGGATTTTATCAGCTGTGGAATTGATTGCAGGGAAACAAGATGGTATTCAAGCCGTCGATTTTTCTGATGGTATGAGTGTGAAAGAATTGGACTTGGAATTGAAACAGGCGGCAACAGCTGTTGATGGAGAGAATGGGCTTGTATTTTTCTCGGATCTTGTAGGGGGGTCTCCTTTTAAGTCAAGCGTATTGCTGGCGCAGAGTTTAGATGCGGAAGTGATTGCAGGGACGAATCTACCGATGATTTTATCGGTGATCTTTACTGCAAAGAGTCAATCACCTTTATCACTTAAGGAGCAAGCACTAGAAGAAGGAAAAAATGGCGTACTTGCATTTGTCATGCAAGCACGTGTTGAGATAGAAGACGAAGACGGGATTTAG
- a CDS encoding tagatose bisphosphate family class II aldolase: MALQTSYYMLKKAQEEGYAVPAFNIHNLETLQTVVEIAAEMRSPVMIAATPGTVRHAGKRFLLAMAEAAAETYDIPIALHLDHHEDVADLKESIDMGYPSVMIDASKHAFAENIEIVKEVVDYAHERGVTVEAELGKLGGREDDLVVSDKDAFLTDPKEAIDFVEKTGVDSLAVAIGTAHGLYKAEPELDYERLTEIKKVVSIPLVLHGASGVPGESVKETIRRGICKVNIATELKIPFSDAMKAYFVENPKANDPRYYMKPAKEAMAAVVREKIEICQSANRA, encoded by the coding sequence ATGGCATTGCAAACTAGTTATTACATGTTAAAAAAGGCACAAGAAGAGGGGTATGCGGTTCCCGCATTTAATATCCATAATCTAGAAACGCTACAAACCGTAGTGGAGATCGCGGCAGAAATGCGTTCGCCGGTGATGATTGCGGCAACACCCGGAACCGTACGTCATGCAGGAAAAAGATTTTTGCTGGCTATGGCGGAGGCTGCAGCGGAAACCTATGATATTCCCATTGCGCTTCATTTGGATCATCATGAAGATGTGGCCGATTTGAAGGAGAGCATTGACATGGGATATCCTTCTGTCATGATTGATGCATCGAAGCATGCTTTTGCCGAAAATATTGAAATCGTGAAAGAAGTCGTTGACTATGCACATGAGCGTGGTGTTACCGTGGAAGCGGAGCTTGGCAAATTGGGCGGCCGAGAGGATGATTTGGTGGTTTCAGACAAGGATGCCTTTCTAACCGATCCCAAAGAAGCGATTGATTTTGTTGAAAAGACAGGTGTTGATTCTTTAGCAGTTGCCATTGGAACGGCTCATGGCCTGTATAAAGCAGAACCTGAATTGGACTATGAGCGATTGACCGAAATTAAAAAGGTCGTTTCCATACCCTTGGTCTTGCATGGAGCATCTGGTGTACCCGGCGAGAGTGTAAAAGAAACGATCCGACGCGGGATCTGCAAGGTGAATATTGCAACAGAGTTGAAGATTCCTTTTTCTGATGCCATGAAGGCCTACTTTGTTGAGAATCCAAAAGCCAATGATCCACGCTACTATATGAAGCCAGCAAAGGAAGCGATGGCAGCAGTTGTTCGAGAGAAAATTGAAATTTGCCAGAGCGCGAATCGCGCCTAG
- a CDS encoding 1-phosphofructokinase family hexose kinase, whose product MILTITANPAIDARYFLNQFEVNQVVRCETYNKTAGGKGLNVARVVDRLGEEVTCGGFVGGRNGDFIRETIQVAGYEDHFVTIGEETRVCLGILGADGTQTEILERGPVVTEAEQEQFFKRLPKMLAGVKVLTISGSLPAGVYPSFYGKLVGAGKEAGVTVILDTSGEAFRSGIQAGPDFIKPNREELSAYFGRDIESKGQAIEAAKELIEEGVGAVAVSLGGQGAVLVSQGSVIEVEIPQISVVNPVGSGDSFVAGFAVALSRKNSLKKAMRLACACGTANALEEKTGWIELEKVEQISKELIVSEKKA is encoded by the coding sequence ATGATTCTTACTATCACAGCAAATCCAGCGATTGACGCACGGTATTTTTTAAATCAGTTTGAAGTGAATCAAGTGGTGCGTTGCGAAACCTATAATAAAACTGCGGGCGGCAAGGGTTTGAATGTAGCCCGGGTTGTTGATCGACTAGGCGAAGAAGTGACCTGTGGGGGATTTGTTGGTGGCAGAAACGGTGATTTTATCCGAGAAACGATTCAAGTCGCAGGCTATGAAGACCATTTTGTAACCATAGGTGAAGAAACGCGTGTTTGTTTGGGAATCTTGGGGGCTGACGGCACCCAAACGGAGATTCTGGAGCGGGGTCCCGTGGTTACTGAGGCGGAACAAGAGCAATTTTTTAAAAGGCTTCCAAAGATGCTGGCAGGTGTTAAGGTGTTAACGATTTCGGGCAGTCTGCCGGCAGGAGTCTATCCAAGCTTCTATGGAAAGCTGGTGGGTGCTGGGAAAGAGGCTGGAGTTACGGTGATTCTTGATACGTCTGGAGAAGCTTTTCGAAGCGGAATACAGGCTGGGCCAGACTTTATTAAACCCAATAGAGAGGAATTGTCTGCGTACTTTGGTCGAGACATTGAAAGCAAAGGACAAGCCATTGAAGCGGCAAAGGAATTGATTGAAGAGGGGGTTGGCGCGGTAGCCGTTTCCTTGGGAGGTCAAGGTGCTGTATTGGTAAGTCAGGGATCTGTAATTGAGGTGGAAATCCCTCAGATTTCCGTTGTAAATCCAGTGGGATCGGGCGATTCCTTTGTAGCCGGATTTGCGGTTGCTCTCTCTCGGAAAAACAGCCTGAAGAAAGCCATGCGTTTGGCATGCGCTTGCGGCACGGCCAATGCCTTGGAGGAAAAAACCGGTTGGATTGAGTTGGAAAAAGTCGAACAAATTTCGAAAGAACTGATCGTTTCTGAGAAAAAAGCTTGA
- a CDS encoding HAD family hydrolase, which produces MNGLSLKETLKKLPKRPIPKVVIFDRDGVLYDTMQCHHDSWAAIYLKHYQVTLNPDEIFLEEGRPNDETIDRVSEKYGIPIPPQAEKEEMVVEKEAIFTTYDTDHLFSDTILMLDTVIATGQVPMIATGGYYEGIKEKLLNELEGRIDLAHMVTRVDYKKGKPNPEPYLRAMEIAGVEAKEAVVVENAPLGVRSAVEAGALVFAINTGVLSDQILYDEGAVWVFDSHQELIEAWSLIMAQWK; this is translated from the coding sequence TTGAATGGTTTATCATTGAAAGAAACGTTGAAAAAACTCCCAAAACGACCAATTCCCAAGGTTGTTATCTTTGATCGAGACGGGGTTTTATATGATACTATGCAGTGTCATCATGATTCCTGGGCCGCAATCTATTTGAAGCATTATCAGGTGACCTTGAATCCTGATGAAATTTTTTTAGAAGAGGGTCGTCCGAATGATGAGACAATTGATCGCGTATCTGAAAAGTATGGGATTCCTATTCCACCGCAAGCAGAAAAAGAAGAGATGGTTGTAGAGAAAGAAGCAATCTTTACTACCTACGATACTGATCATCTTTTTTCAGATACGATTCTTATGTTGGATACTGTAATTGCGACAGGGCAGGTACCCATGATCGCCACAGGCGGATACTATGAAGGAATTAAGGAAAAGTTGCTAAATGAGTTGGAAGGTCGCATAGATCTTGCCCATATGGTGACGCGTGTGGATTATAAAAAAGGCAAACCGAATCCAGAACCATATCTTCGTGCCATGGAGATTGCAGGGGTAGAAGCAAAGGAGGCAGTTGTTGTTGAGAATGCACCCTTGGGTGTGCGCTCTGCAGTTGAAGCGGGTGCCTTGGTCTTTGCCATTAACACCGGAGTTTTGTCGGACCAGATTCTTTATGATGAGGGTGCGGTGTGGGTTTTTGATTCTCATCAAGAATTAATTGAAGCTTGGAGCTTGATTATGGCACAATGGAAATAA
- a CDS encoding DegV family protein produces MHYKIVGDSSCDITKEMENEMNIELAPLTFTLNGEEFVDDESLDLDGYLKKIDESDEVPKSACPSIHTYLEKFEGPHDWLFGVTLSSELSGSYNSAVNAMHMFLEKFPEKKAHIFNSKAAASKEVLIALKIDELAKIGKKFEQIVEEVEQYIEQTKTLFVLDKVDTLEKNGRLSKMKATIIRVLNLKLILTTDKDGAIISATQARGSKKALKKLVDEMPKFGTISKENLVAIAHCNAPERAQYVKELIESMYEFRDVIIVKTRGLSSTYANEGGVIVSF; encoded by the coding sequence ATGCACTATAAGATCGTTGGAGACAGCAGTTGCGATATTACCAAGGAAATGGAAAATGAGATGAACATTGAATTGGCACCCTTGACATTTACCTTGAATGGCGAAGAGTTTGTGGATGATGAAAGCTTGGATTTAGATGGTTATCTAAAAAAGATAGATGAGAGCGATGAGGTGCCAAAGAGCGCTTGCCCGTCAATTCATACCTATTTGGAAAAATTTGAAGGCCCACATGACTGGTTGTTTGGCGTGACCCTGTCATCAGAATTGAGTGGTAGTTACAATAGTGCAGTGAATGCGATGCACATGTTTTTAGAAAAGTTTCCAGAAAAGAAAGCGCATATATTCAATTCGAAGGCCGCGGCCAGCAAGGAAGTACTAATTGCATTGAAAATTGACGAACTGGCGAAAATTGGCAAGAAGTTTGAGCAGATTGTAGAAGAAGTGGAACAATATATCGAGCAAACGAAAACCTTATTTGTCTTGGACAAGGTTGATACCTTAGAGAAAAATGGTCGTTTATCGAAGATGAAAGCAACGATCATTCGCGTATTGAATTTGAAATTGATTTTAACGACAGACAAGGACGGCGCCATTATTTCTGCAACCCAGGCACGTGGCAGCAAAAAGGCGTTGAAAAAACTGGTGGATGAAATGCCGAAATTTGGAACAATTTCAAAAGAAAATTTGGTAGCGATAGCTCATTGTAATGCGCCGGAGCGGGCACAGTATGTGAAGGAGTTAATTGAAAGCATGTATGAGTTTCGTGATGTGATTATTGTAAAAACCCGTGGCTTGAGTTCGACCTATGCCAATGAAGGCGGGGTCATTGTATCGTTTTAA